ATTTTTTTATGCTATAAATGCAGTAAATATTGTGCCGAAATAGTAGGTTCCTGATTGATGATACTTATCTTTGGTATTCTTATAATTTATCATAAAATGTCGTCATCGCGAAATATAGGTTTGCAGAGTTTCTTTTTATCTCTTTTTGTATTTTTTGGTATCTGTATATTTTATTATATAGTTAGTATTTCAAAAACAGATGGACAATATGTATATCCTCTTGACGACGCTTATATTCATCTCGCTATCGCTAGGAATTTTGCTTTACATGATGTATGGGGAATTACAAGGTATGGGTTTTCCTCTACTTCTTCCTCTCCGTTGTTTACTTTTATGATCAGTTTTTTAATCCAAGTATTCGGTAATCATGATCAGATCCCTCTGTATTTTAATATAACCTTCGCGTTAGGAATTCTTTATTTCCTTTCCATGTATTATGGAGAAACTTTCAGGAATGTAAAAAATACTGTTTTAGCAACGTTGGTTACTTTGTTTTTTGCTGTTTTGCATTTGCAGGTACTCTCCGGTATGGAACATGTTTTTCAGGTATTTCTTTTTATCGTCAATATGTATTCCTTCAGCAATTGGAATAAGAGCAGGATGGCAGTTCCGGCATTTTATCTTTCCCTTATATTGATGGGGCTGGTCCGCTTCGAAAGTATGTTTTATTTTGTGATCCTCGCTGGTGTTCTTATTACGGTTAAAAAATGGAAAAATGCCTTAGGTGTTTTAATTGCAGGTTTTGTCCCTGTATTACTATTCTGTTATTTCAATTATCAGCAGGATGGTTATTTTTTTCCCAATTCAGTTGTGGTAAAAGGAACTCAATTGACTTTAGGACCTGAAATGTTTATGCGGCTTAAAACGATCTTTCTTGATCATTTATTCCTTAATAAAAGCTTTTATAAAATAGGTATTTTTCCAATTTTAATAAGTATTGTTTTCATATGCAGAGATACTATCAGGAATAAATCTTTAAAAGAAATGATTATAAAGGACTTTTTCCTAATTGTTTTTTCTCTCTTAATGATTTGCCATGCCATGTTTGCTGATCTTAAAGGGATGTTCAGATACGAAGCCTATATATTGATAGGGTTTTGTATGGCAATTATTCCTAGAATATCTGCTCTGTTTTCTAACTATAAAAGTTACATCAAAGGAGAAAAACTTATTACTATCCTGGTAATTATGAATATCCTGCTTCTTTTTTATAAAAGTTGGTTCGCAGATCGTATTCTTGAGAATGGCGGAAAAAATATTTATGAACAACAAATACAATCTGCAAGATTTTTACATACCTATTATAATACATCTAAAGTGGTAGCGAACGATATTGGTGCTATAAGTTACTATACAGATATCCATTTGCTGGATATTGTGGGGCTTGGATCTGTAGAAATGATTCCTTTTACCGCTGATAAAAGAAATTTAGATGAGGAATTTGAGAATTTTCTAATTCAATATACTACTAATAACAAATATGAAATCGCAGTAATATATGATGAATGGTTTCAGGGTCATATTCCACGAAATTGGAAAAAAATTGCCGTTTTGAAGATTAAAAATATGATTGCTGTATCAAAAGATGAGGTTTCCATTTATGCGCTTGAACAAACTAACCCGGAGACATTAAGAAGAAATATCCGGGATTTTAAGTGGAATAAGAACGTTGAAGTTCGTATTGTGGACTAGTAGATGAAGAAAGCTTTTTATTAATTTCAGTTTCGTGATTTCTATTGCATACTGTTGTTATGATTAATTTTAAAAATGTATAACAATTAATTAATGTTACTCGATGATGTATTTTCCTAATTTTAGGACCAAAATTCTACAAATTATGAAAAAGACTATTTTACTTTTAGCGTTCCTTCTTTTTATTTTTTCATGTTCAGATAGAGATAAAGACAGGCAGGCGCCTACTGAAAAAAAATACGAAACCAAGAATATTGTTTTATTGGTTGTAGATGGTCCCCGTATTTCTGAGACCTGGGAAGAATCAACAAAAAAGAATATTCCTAATAGAGTGAGCCTTTTGAGTCAAGGAGTATTTATCAGTAATTTTAAAAACAATGGAACTACAAGCACCAACCCCGGGCATAGCGCCATGTGTTCTGGAGTATATGAAAATATTAAGAATGATGGGACAGAATTACCAGGCTTTCCGTCTGTAATGCAGCAATGGCTTAAATTCACAGGAGCAGATAAAACAAAAGCATGGGTTATTGCCTCTAAAGATAAACTGGAAGTTTTGAACGATTGTAAACTGGCAGATTGGAAAGGCAAATTCCAGCCAAGTGTAGATTGCGGAGTGAGCGGAAATGGATCTGGATATAGAGCGGATGCCGTTACGATGGCCAATACAAAAGAGATCATGAAAAAGTATAATCCTAATATGATTGTTATCAATCTTAAAGACGTAGATTCATATGGACATGATAATAAATATAATGAATACATTCAGGCAATAAAAACTACGGATGCTTCTATTAAGGATATTTGGAATTATATTCAGTCTCTGCCCGCTTATAAAGATAAGACCACACTAATTGTTTCTAATGATCATGGAAGACATCTGGACAGCAAAGGTGGATTTAGAAATCATGGTGATGATTGTGAAGGATGTAGACATATTGAGTTCTTTGCTCTTGGGCCGGATTTTAAAAAGAACACTACGATTAGTACCGGAAATTATGAGCAGATTGATATAGCAAGTACTATTGCCGAACTTTTAGGAGTTCCTTTACAGTACGCTAAAGGAAAAGTAATCAAAGAAGTATTCAAATAAATATTTTAGTTTCAAGTATATAAAAAATATATAACTACTTGTCAATTAAAAAAATATTACTATTTTTGCAGCTTAAAATAAAAAGCAATTAAATGCCTACTATTCAACAATTAGTAAGAAAAGGAAGAGCCACGCTTGCCAAGAAGAGCAAATCGGCTGCCCTTGATTCTTGTCCACAAAGACGAGGTGTATGTACGAGAGTATATACTACCACTCCTAAGAAACCTAACTCTGCACTTAGAAAAGTTGCAAGGGTAAGACTTTCAAACGGTAAAGAAGTCAACGCCTACATCCCGGGCGAAGGACATAATCTTCAAGAGCACTCGATAGTATTGGTAAGAGGCGGAAGGGTGAAAGACCTACCGGGAGTACGTTACCACATCGTAAGAGGTGCATTAGACACTGCAGGTGTAAATGGAAGAACACAGAGAAGATCTAAGTACGGAGCTAAGAGACCTAAACCAGGTCAGGCAGCTGCTGCACCAGCTAAAGGAAAGAAAAAATAATCATTAAATAAGGTACAAAACAATGAGAAAGACAAAAGCGAAAAAAAGACCGTTGTTACCAGATCCAAAATTTAATGATCAATTGGTAACTAGATTTGTAAATAACCTAATGCTAGACGGTAAAAAGTCTATCGCATTCAAAATTTTCTATGATGCATTAGACGTTGTAGAAATTAAAAAAGGAGAAACTGAAAAGACTTCTCTTGAGATCTGGAAAGATGCCCTTACTAACGTAATGCCTCACGTAGAAGTTCGTTCAAGAAGAGTAGGTGGTGCTAACTTCCAAATCCCAATGCCAATCAGAGCTGATAGAAAAATTTCTATGGCGATGAAATGGTTAATTAAATATTCTAAAGCTAGAAATGATAAGTCTATGGCTTTGAAATTAGCTAACGAAATTGTTGCTGCTTCTAGAGAAGAAGGTGCTGCTTATAAAAAGAAAAGTGACACTCATAAAATGGCGGAAGCTAACAAAGCTTTCTCACACTTTAAATTCTAATCTGAAATGGGAAGAGATCTTAAATTTACAAGAAATATTGGTATCGCTGCTCACATTGATGCAGGTAAGACTACCACTACAGAAAGGATTTTATTCTATACTGGTGTAAACCACAAAATTGGAGAGGTTCACGATGGTGCTTCTACAATGGACTGGATGGAGCAGGAAGCAGAAAGAGGTATTACCATTACTTCTGCTGCAACTACTTGTTCTTGGAACTTTCCAACAGATCAAGGAAAACCTGTAGCCGACACTAAACCTTACCACTTCAACATCATCGATACACCGGGACACGTTGACTTCACAGTAGAAGTAAACAGATCTTTGAGAGTATTGGATGGTTTGGTATTCTTATTCTCTGCAGTAGATGGAGTAGAGCCTCAGTCTGAAACAAACTGGAGACTTGCTGACAACTACAAAGTTGCTAGAATGGGATTCGTAAACAAAATGGACAGACAAGGTGCTGACTTCCTTAACGTTGTAAAACAAGTTAAAGAAATGTTAGGATCTAATGCAGTTCCAATCGTTTTACCAATCGGTGCTGAAGAAGACTTTAAAGGTGTTGTAGACTTAATTAAAAACAGAGCTATCATCTGGGATGAAGCAGGACAAGGAGCTACTTTTGAAGTAGTGCCAATTCCTGAAGACATGAAAGCTGAGGTTCACGAATATAGAGAGAAATTAGTTGAAGCTGTAGCTGACTATGATGAGACTTTGATGGAGAAATTCTTCGAAGATCCGGATTCAATCTCTGAAGAAGAAATCAACGAAGCTCTTAGAAAAGCTACTATTGATTTATCTATTATCCCAATGACTTGTGGTTCTTCATTCAAAAATAAAGGAGTACAGTTCATGTTGGATGCAGTATGTAAATACTTGCCTTCTCCATTGGATAAAGATGATATCAAAGGTACTGATCCAAGAACAGACGCTGAAATTACAAGAAAACCAGACGTAAATGAGCCTTTCGCGGCTTTAGCATTTAAGATTGCTACTGACCCATTCGTGGGAAGATTAGCATTCTTCAGAGCATACTCTGGAAGATTAGATGCAGGTTCTTATATCCTGAACACTCGTTCTGGAGATAAAGAAAGAATCTCAAGAATCTATCAGATGCACGCTAACAAGCAAAATCCTGTAGAATATATTGAAGCAGGAGATATTGGTGCAGCAGTAGGATTCAAATCTATCAAAACTGGTGATACAATGTGTGATGAGAAAAACCCAATCGTTCTTGAATCGATGGTTTTCCCTGATCCGGTAATCGGTATCGCTGTTGAGCCTAAAACTAAAGCGGACCAGGATAAAATGGGTAACGCATTAGCGAAATTGGCTGAAGAAGATCCAACGTTTACTGTTAGAACTGACGAAGCTTCTGGACAAACGATTATCTCTGGTATGGGTGAGCTTCACTTGGATATCATTGTAGATCGTATGAAGAGAGAGTTCAAAGTTGAGGTGAACCAAGGACAACCTCAGGTAGAGTACAAAGAAAACTTAACAAAAGTTGCCAGCCATAGAGAAGTTTACAAAAAACAATCAGGTGGTAAAGGTAAATTTGCTGATATTGTATTTGAACTAGGACCTGCTGACGAAGGTAAAGTTGGTTTAGAATTCATCAATGAGATCAAAGGTGGTAACGTTCCAAGAGAATTCGTTCCTGCAATTGAAAAAGGATTTAAAGCTGCAATGAAGAACGGTCCATTGGCTGGTTTCGAAGTTGAAGGTATTAAAGTTACTCTTAAAGATGGATCTTTCCACGCGGTGGATTCTGATGCTCTTTCTTTCGAATTAGCTGCTAAATTAGGATTTAAGGAAGCTGGTAAAGCTGCTAAGCCGGTAATTATGGAGCCTATTATGAAACTGGAAGTTGTAACTCCGGAAGAATATATGGGTAACATTATTGGTGACCTTAACAAGAGAAGAGGTACGATCAGTGGTCAGGAAGAAAAGAACGGTGCTGTTGTTATCAAAGGTTCTGTTCCACTTTCTGAAATGTTTGGATATGTAACAACTCTAAGAACACTTTCATCAGGAAGAGCTACATCTTCTATGGAATTAGAGAAATACGCTCAGACTCCACAAAACGTTGCTGAAGAAATCATTGCTAAAGCAAAAGGTTAATTTTTAAATTAAAGAAATGTCACAAAGAATCAGAATAAAACTAAAATCTTACGATTACAACTTGGTAGACAAGTCTGCTGAGAAAATCGTAAAAACGGTAAAGGCTACCGGGGCTGTTGTAAACGGACCTATTCCATTACCAACTAACAAGAGAATTTTCACGGTGTTGAGATCTCCACACGTTAACAAAAAAGCAAGAGAGCAGTTCCAATTATCAGCTCACAAGAGATTGATGGATATCTACTCTTCTTCTTCTAAAACTGTTGATGCTCTAATGAAATTAGAGTTACCAAGCGGTGTTGACGTAGAAATTAAAGTGTGATAATTGCATACTTTGCAATGATTATAGAATCCGCCTCTGTAAAAGGGGCGGATTTTTTTATGTATCAATAAGAAAGATTTCAATGGTATTTGGATGAGGAACCGTAAGAAGTAGAGGAGTCTGTTGAGAACGATTGACCTTTTTTTTATTTGGTAAATATTGAACTTTATGTTTGTAGAATTTTTTGCGAATTAAACTGAGAGGTAATAAAATTACAAAGAGTAATTCTTTGCAATGACATATATCACCAGTATTAATTTATTTAGAATTAATAAAAATAATATTTTTGCAAAAAATAAAAGATGAAAAGAACAGTATCTATTTATTTAGCATTGCTAGGGATTGGTTTAGCAAATGGTCAGAAGGTAAAAGATTCTTTAAAAAACGGAAATATTGATGAAGTGGTTATAACCGGATCAGGATATGCACAAAAAATTAAAGATACTCCAGCTACTATTTCTGTGATTACACAGGCAGATCTAAAAAAGAGGGCATATCGGGATATAACAGATGCTTTACAGGATGTTCCCGGAGTTTTTATTACGGGAGGAGGAAGTACCAGTGATTTCTCAATAAGAGGGGCTGAATCCGGGCAGACATTAGTCTTAATTGATGGGAAGAGAATTAATACAAGGGAGACAAGACCAAATTCTGATGGTCCCGGAATTGAACAAGGATGGATGCCTCCATTGGAGACTATTGAAAGAATTGAAGTAGTAAAAGGACCGATGTCCTCACTATATGGTTCTGATGCAATGGGAGGAGTGATCAATATCATTACTAAGAAGCTTACAGATAGCTGGAAAGGGTCAATAGCGACCAGTTTGATACAGCAAGTTCATAAAGAATCTGGTAATACTTATCAAATAGATGGATATACTGCTGGATCTTTAATCAAAAACCTTCTTCAACTAAAAGTTACAGGAAGTTATTCGGATAGAAATGAAGATAAATTTGTTGGAGGATTTACTGAACGTATTATTAAAGCTTTTGGAACAGAACTTAGTCTTACTCCTGACACGAAGAACACGTTTAAGCTAAATTATGATTTTAATCGTCAAGAAAGAAATCAGAATGCAGGGTATTCATTAGCTGCTAATGCAAAAAGTTCCAGTAATAATTATGAAAGAAATGTATTGTCATTAAGCCATAAGGGTGACTATTCTAATTTTCATACGAATTCCTATCTGCAATATGACAATACCAATAACCCTAACAGGGATATGAGGTATGAGACTTTTGTCGCTTATAGCCTTAACAATTTCAATATAAAGGAACATGTCATCAGTTTCGGTGCTGAATATAGATATGAAAGATTGAATGATTTTGGAAATAAACTTAAATCAGAAAATGATGTAGTGGATCAATTAACCCGTTGGAACTGGTCCGCTTTTGCTGAAGGAAACTGGAAATTGATTCAAAGGCTTCATTTAGTTACAGGAGCACGTTTGGATAATGATCAGAATTATGGATCCAATTTTACTCCGAGAGGCTACCTGGTATGGAGTATCAATAAAAACTTCACTGCCAAGGGTGGGGCTTCTTGGGGGTACAAGGCACCATGTTTGCGAGCTGTAAATCCAGCTTGGGGACAAGTAACCGGTGGAGGATCTCAGGATGGGGTAATTATAGGAAATAAAGACTTACAACCAGAGAAAAGTTTTAATCAGGAAGCAACTATAATGTTTGAAGATAACAAGAAAGTTATTAGTCTGAGTGTAACAGGTTTTAATACTGATTTCAAAAATAAATTGGTAGAAGTAAGAAAGTGTAATAATACTGAGGAATGTGCACAATTTGAAAGTCTATACAATCATGTTTATGATTTTATTTCAACAAGGGAAAATCTGGGTAAAGCTAAAAGTATAGGAATGGAAGCTAATCTTGGAATCAACTTGACAAAAGATCTTACCTTAAAAACCAACTATACCTATACAGACACCAAAATTAAATCCAATGAAGTTCCTTCGCTTTACAATAAAGCATATGCAAGAATACCAAAGCATATGGTAAATGCAAACTTAGCTTGGAAAGCAAATTATAGCCTCGAGTTTTGGTCAAGAATGAACTACAGAAGTGAAAGTCAGCCGGGAGTATCCAGAGGAAGAGCACAGGAATTTCCAATACCATCTTATTTTTTACTGGATTTAGGAGCGGTATATCGACTCAATAAAAATGTTCGCTTTACTTTTGGTGTTTATAATCTATTGGATAAAAATATCCGCAATGATAACTCCGATCCGGCTAATAACTTTGGCTTCAGGATCGACGGAATCAGATATCAATTTGGAGCAAATTACTTTTTCTAAAGTGCTTTGTAGTTATTTTGTTTAAAGAACAATATTATTTAATACTTTTATTCTTTAAAATAATAATCACTATGAGTCATAAGGATAATAATTTTTTTGAAAAATTTTCAGATTGGGCAACCAAATTTACAGGAAGTTCCCATGCTTTTATTGGAGCTACTGCTATTGTTGTAATCTGGGCCCTTTCCGGACCTGTATTTCATTATTCTGAAACCTGGCAGCTGGTGATCAATACAGGAACGACGATTATTACTTTTTTGATGGTATTTCTTATTCAGAAATCCCAGAATAAAGATTCTAAAGCTATACAGATTAAACTAAATGAGCTGATCGCAGCCCATGAAAAAGCGAGTAACCGGATTGTGGATATAGAAGACTTATCCGAAAAAGAATTGGATCAGCTGCATACCTATTATGAGAAATTAGCTGATTTTGCTCAAGATGATGTGGATATCCATACTTCCCATTCTATTGATGCGGCTAAAAGAAATCAAAGCTTCAAACATGATCTGTTTAAAAAGAAGCATGAGGAATGGTTGGAAAAACAAAAAAAGGAATCATTATGATTCCTTTTTTTATTTCAGACCGAAAGCTATTGCTCCTATTTCATGAAGTAACTAAAATAAGAACAGCTTCCCATTAGATTTTTGGTAGTTTCCGTATCAGAATACTGGGTTTTTAATAAAGCAAAATAGGTTCGGAACTTTTCATTCTTTATATTGTCCAGTTGCTTTTGATAGGCATCGCTTTTCTCAGAATATTGAGGATCGGAGTAGCTTATCTTTGATGGATTTTTTGCTTCGTATTGATAGTATTTTCCTTGCTCTGCACTAGCCATCTGGAATAAGATTCTCGCTTTTTCTTCCTTATTCCCTGAAAGGGCCAGTGCTTTTTTATAATAATTGATAGCCAGATCAAAATTATCCGGTTCAATGTAAGATCTGTCAAGGAAATTTTTATAATAATATTGATATGGTGTTTTCTTATCTGTATTCCAGAAATCATATTTGCCACCATTACTATTATTTACATCCATTACGAACAGCTGTCGGTAATAACCAAGAATAGAAGTATTATACAATAAATTACCAATAAGCTGGCTCGCTTTAGCAGCTTTTTCATCTTTTCCGTTACCAATTTTCTTAAGCTCTATAGCAGCATCTGCTAATTCAAGCTTATTCATCATGGTCTTTATGAAAGGAAATTGAGTGTAGTCTTCGTTTTCCATGCTGGTGGCTGCATCACTTTCGAAGCTTTCCCATACATTATGGCCAAAAACATAATCCGGGATATTTCTGAAACCATTGTATTCGTCTTTAGCATATTGATGAGGAACTTTTGGTTGTTCACTGGAAACCCAGTCATAATTGATCCTAGGAATTCCTACAAAGTCCTGCGCTTTCTGATAATATGATTTTGCTTTTTCAAAATCGGCAACTCTCATCGCCCGGTCGCCATAAATTACACTGAAGAATGCCTCAATATTTCCTACATCGTCCATGTTTTTGGCAATGATCTGCTGTTCGAATTGATTTTTATTAGGCTTCCTGTAAAAGTCCTCTACACTTTTAACCAAACTTGAATTAGGATTATATTGGAGATCAGAAAGCTTATTACTCATTAGGAATGATTTCCCATCCTCTCCCTGAAGGAAATATCGATTCGCTAAAACGTCCTTAAGGAATGAGGCAGTAGATGGAACAGGACCGTAATAATTGTCATAATCGGAATTTGTACTGTCTGTCTTCACTTCTTTTTCGATGAAATATTCCGGATAATCTTTCATTAGATGATCTTCGTAATCGGAAGTAATCTTCGGTTGGGAAACAATATCATTTAAGACCTTCATCCTTTTGATCTCTTCAAGATATTCAGGATTGGTTGTTTTAATATCTTCCAGAATTTCAGTACTTGCTTTGTAGTCTTTTTTTAAGAATTTAAGGTATGCATCTGCAATCTGCCAATATTCATCCTTAGATTTCTCTTTGGTTTTTGAGGTAAATTTTTCAAGATCATTAAGATAATCTATCTGCTTGCTATCTCCATACCAAAAACTTTGATTTTTTGTGTGGATAGGAATTCGATTAGGATTATCTAATAGCTCATCATCACTTTGATCTGCTTTTCCATCAGCTGTCTTATCCGATTTAGACCCTCCGAACAGGTTTTTAAAGAACCGGATAATCTTCTGCCAGAATGAAAGTTTTTTTTCTTTTACTTCCGGAGATTCTTTTTTCTGAGAATCAGCAGATGTACTTGAGTTTTCTTTTTGAACGGTTGCGTTATCTGTGTCGTCAGAATAATAATAAGTAGGAAGATAAGCTCTTTCCAGTTCATTGATACTTCTTACCGCCATTACTTTCAGAATTTCCGAATTAGGATCAATATCGTACATC
The sequence above is drawn from the Chryseobacterium daecheongense genome and encodes:
- a CDS encoding sulfatase-like hydrolase/transferase codes for the protein MKKTILLLAFLLFIFSCSDRDKDRQAPTEKKYETKNIVLLVVDGPRISETWEESTKKNIPNRVSLLSQGVFISNFKNNGTTSTNPGHSAMCSGVYENIKNDGTELPGFPSVMQQWLKFTGADKTKAWVIASKDKLEVLNDCKLADWKGKFQPSVDCGVSGNGSGYRADAVTMANTKEIMKKYNPNMIVINLKDVDSYGHDNKYNEYIQAIKTTDASIKDIWNYIQSLPAYKDKTTLIVSNDHGRHLDSKGGFRNHGDDCEGCRHIEFFALGPDFKKNTTISTGNYEQIDIASTIAELLGVPLQYAKGKVIKEVFK
- the rpsL gene encoding 30S ribosomal protein S12, which codes for MPTIQQLVRKGRATLAKKSKSAALDSCPQRRGVCTRVYTTTPKKPNSALRKVARVRLSNGKEVNAYIPGEGHNLQEHSIVLVRGGRVKDLPGVRYHIVRGALDTAGVNGRTQRRSKYGAKRPKPGQAAAAPAKGKKK
- the rpsJ gene encoding 30S ribosomal protein S10 — protein: MSQRIRIKLKSYDYNLVDKSAEKIVKTVKATGAVVNGPIPLPTNKRIFTVLRSPHVNKKAREQFQLSAHKRLMDIYSSSSKTVDALMKLELPSGVDVEIKV
- a CDS encoding low affinity iron permease family protein, with amino-acid sequence MSHKDNNFFEKFSDWATKFTGSSHAFIGATAIVVIWALSGPVFHYSETWQLVINTGTTIITFLMVFLIQKSQNKDSKAIQIKLNELIAAHEKASNRIVDIEDLSEKELDQLHTYYEKLADFAQDDVDIHTSHSIDAAKRNQSFKHDLFKKKHEEWLEKQKKESL
- the fusA gene encoding elongation factor G, translating into MGRDLKFTRNIGIAAHIDAGKTTTTERILFYTGVNHKIGEVHDGASTMDWMEQEAERGITITSAATTCSWNFPTDQGKPVADTKPYHFNIIDTPGHVDFTVEVNRSLRVLDGLVFLFSAVDGVEPQSETNWRLADNYKVARMGFVNKMDRQGADFLNVVKQVKEMLGSNAVPIVLPIGAEEDFKGVVDLIKNRAIIWDEAGQGATFEVVPIPEDMKAEVHEYREKLVEAVADYDETLMEKFFEDPDSISEEEINEALRKATIDLSIIPMTCGSSFKNKGVQFMLDAVCKYLPSPLDKDDIKGTDPRTDAEITRKPDVNEPFAALAFKIATDPFVGRLAFFRAYSGRLDAGSYILNTRSGDKERISRIYQMHANKQNPVEYIEAGDIGAAVGFKSIKTGDTMCDEKNPIVLESMVFPDPVIGIAVEPKTKADQDKMGNALAKLAEEDPTFTVRTDEASGQTIISGMGELHLDIIVDRMKREFKVEVNQGQPQVEYKENLTKVASHREVYKKQSGGKGKFADIVFELGPADEGKVGLEFINEIKGGNVPREFVPAIEKGFKAAMKNGPLAGFEVEGIKVTLKDGSFHAVDSDALSFELAAKLGFKEAGKAAKPVIMEPIMKLEVVTPEEYMGNIIGDLNKRRGTISGQEEKNGAVVIKGSVPLSEMFGYVTTLRTLSSGRATSSMELEKYAQTPQNVAEEIIAKAKG
- the rpsG gene encoding 30S ribosomal protein S7 is translated as MRKTKAKKRPLLPDPKFNDQLVTRFVNNLMLDGKKSIAFKIFYDALDVVEIKKGETEKTSLEIWKDALTNVMPHVEVRSRRVGGANFQIPMPIRADRKISMAMKWLIKYSKARNDKSMALKLANEIVAASREEGAAYKKKSDTHKMAEANKAFSHFKF
- a CDS encoding TonB-dependent receptor, yielding MKRTVSIYLALLGIGLANGQKVKDSLKNGNIDEVVITGSGYAQKIKDTPATISVITQADLKKRAYRDITDALQDVPGVFITGGGSTSDFSIRGAESGQTLVLIDGKRINTRETRPNSDGPGIEQGWMPPLETIERIEVVKGPMSSLYGSDAMGGVINIITKKLTDSWKGSIATSLIQQVHKESGNTYQIDGYTAGSLIKNLLQLKVTGSYSDRNEDKFVGGFTERIIKAFGTELSLTPDTKNTFKLNYDFNRQERNQNAGYSLAANAKSSSNNYERNVLSLSHKGDYSNFHTNSYLQYDNTNNPNRDMRYETFVAYSLNNFNIKEHVISFGAEYRYERLNDFGNKLKSENDVVDQLTRWNWSAFAEGNWKLIQRLHLVTGARLDNDQNYGSNFTPRGYLVWSINKNFTAKGGASWGYKAPCLRAVNPAWGQVTGGGSQDGVIIGNKDLQPEKSFNQEATIMFEDNKKVISLSVTGFNTDFKNKLVEVRKCNNTEECAQFESLYNHVYDFISTRENLGKAKSIGMEANLGINLTKDLTLKTNYTYTDTKIKSNEVPSLYNKAYARIPKHMVNANLAWKANYSLEFWSRMNYRSESQPGVSRGRAQEFPIPSYFLLDLGAVYRLNKNVRFTFGVYNLLDKNIRNDNSDPANNFGFRIDGIRYQFGANYFF